In Paenibacillus guangzhouensis, a single window of DNA contains:
- a CDS encoding DedA family protein, whose protein sequence is MQGALHFLSDYGYIALYLLLAAGIVGVPVPDETLMLAVGGLSVHGHFSYSMILLVSFLGSMTGMLISYTVGRKVGSSLLQRYGKWVHLPPERLAKAERWFHKYGGLSIIFGYFIPGIRHVTCYFAGVTRVPFMRYLCFAGSGAIIWCFVFVTLGRFVGSNWPVIHRFVRHHLVHSISIVAILVLVIALIIVRRKKAA, encoded by the coding sequence ATGCAAGGAGCATTACATTTTCTAAGTGACTATGGATATATAGCTTTGTATCTACTACTGGCGGCAGGGATCGTTGGTGTTCCGGTGCCGGACGAGACCCTGATGCTTGCGGTGGGCGGCTTGTCCGTTCACGGACATTTTTCATATAGCATGATTCTGCTTGTGAGTTTTCTAGGCAGTATGACGGGGATGTTAATTAGCTATACCGTCGGCAGGAAAGTCGGGAGCAGTCTTTTGCAGCGCTATGGGAAGTGGGTTCATTTGCCTCCAGAACGTCTTGCCAAAGCTGAGCGTTGGTTCCACAAATATGGCGGTCTAAGCATTATCTTCGGTTACTTTATTCCAGGCATTCGACATGTGACGTGCTATTTTGCAGGCGTTACGCGCGTACCGTTCATGAGGTATTTATGTTTTGCGGGGAGCGGGGCCATCATTTGGTGTTTCGTCTTCGTTACCCTTGGCCGTTTTGTTGGATCCAATTGGCCTGTGATTCACCGTTTTGTGCGGCATCATTTAGTTCACAGTATCTCGATTGTTGCAATACTTGTTCTTGTCATTGCATTAATAATCGTTAGACGAAAAAAAGCTGCGTAG
- a CDS encoding divergent polysaccharide deacetylase family protein, with amino-acid sequence MICRGYKSRLFSCLMAIALGVMYSVPQAATAAGNPDIVGQALQQKKIALVIDDFGNNMKGTEQMLKLPIKFTVAVMPFLPTTKKDAEMAHQLGHDVIVHMPMEPKSGKASWLGPGAILTSMSDQEIRKRVEAAIQEVPHAIGMNNHMGSKVTGDERVMRVVLQVCKERGLFFLDSHTNYHTVAPRIARELGVPIAENQMFLDDSITAKHISGQVRKVEAFMQNHDQCIVIGHVGTGGLTTASILAGSLPKMKSMFQFVRVAEFATAHKSDK; translated from the coding sequence ATGATATGTAGAGGATATAAATCCAGGCTGTTTTCCTGTCTCATGGCGATTGCATTAGGCGTGATGTATAGTGTTCCCCAGGCCGCCACAGCAGCAGGAAACCCGGATATCGTAGGACAAGCGCTGCAGCAGAAGAAGATCGCTCTCGTCATTGACGATTTCGGTAACAACATGAAGGGAACCGAGCAAATGCTCAAGCTGCCGATTAAATTCACCGTCGCGGTCATGCCATTCTTACCGACAACCAAAAAAGATGCCGAGATGGCGCATCAATTAGGCCATGATGTCATCGTGCATATGCCGATGGAGCCGAAGTCTGGGAAGGCCAGCTGGCTAGGTCCCGGAGCAATCTTGACATCGATGTCCGATCAAGAAATCCGTAAACGCGTGGAGGCAGCGATACAAGAAGTCCCCCATGCCATCGGAATGAATAATCATATGGGCTCCAAAGTAACGGGGGATGAGCGCGTGATGCGCGTCGTGCTCCAAGTCTGCAAAGAACGCGGGTTGTTCTTCCTCGACAGCCATACCAATTATCATACCGTTGCTCCGCGAATTGCCAGAGAACTGGGGGTTCCGATCGCAGAGAACCAGATGTTCCTGGATGACAGCATCACGGCGAAGCATATCTCAGGTCAGGTTCGTAAAGTTGAGGCGTTCATGCAGAATCATGACCAATGCATCGTCATTGGCCATGTTGGTACTGGAGGCTTAACGACAGCGTCCATCCTTGCTGGTTCGCTGCCGAAGATGAAATCGATGTTCCAGTTCGTTAGAGTGGCGGAATTCGCTACGGCTCACAAGAGCGATAAGTAA
- a CDS encoding xanthine phosphoribosyltransferase — protein MESLKQRILEEGIVLSDQVLKLDAMLNHQIDPQLTTVMGKELAARFRDQQVTKIMTVESSGIPIAFVVAAELGVPLVFARRKKTLVGDTETYSERVPSFTKGIVTDIMVSRQFLHADDHILFIDDIIANGDAARGLIKIVERAGATLVGMGVVVEKCFQHGASSIREQGVRLEALVKINSLENGQIHFQE, from the coding sequence ATGGAATCGTTGAAACAGCGAATTTTAGAAGAAGGTATTGTCTTATCCGATCAGGTATTGAAACTCGATGCGATGCTCAATCACCAAATCGATCCGCAGCTAACCACGGTTATGGGGAAGGAGCTTGCTGCAAGGTTTCGGGATCAACAGGTAACAAAGATTATGACGGTGGAATCATCAGGCATTCCGATCGCCTTCGTCGTTGCTGCTGAGCTCGGTGTTCCGCTCGTATTCGCTCGTCGGAAGAAAACGCTCGTCGGGGATACAGAGACGTACAGCGAACGTGTTCCTTCTTTTACCAAGGGCATTGTAACGGATATTATGGTATCGCGTCAATTCCTTCATGCGGATGATCATATTCTGTTCATTGACGATATCATTGCGAACGGCGATGCTGCTCGTGGGCTAATCAAAATTGTTGAGCGTGCAGGTGCTACCCTCGTAGGCATGGGCGTCGTGGTCGAGAAATGCTTCCAGCATGGCGCATCATCGATTCGTGAACAAGGCGTAAGGCTCGAAGCTCTCGTGAAAATAAATTCTCTCGAGAACGGGCAGATTCATTTTCAAGAGTAA
- a CDS encoding YqhG family protein: MSAKQVQQYVLRYLDATNCHLIEKSPGHVIVKLSPQADRELTNRPYYWGFVDRTGTEPETMKFCFIFDKDKMPPLPPDPPPGPGYIAHRLLKEEVTYGSRRLDQFFQAAKAGGSYVNLFELPTAEQKSSNFSTPYEQWLGVNMKVEFACDMKREEIHSLGISMVTGEIREHFCDDMLIRKMTPRLPANVHVLRSALTLTKARNQLESFIEKKIKTYDDAWAIEARIRFDDEIARIDSYYEGLLKTEDEEVRKSVEEQYANRKQELTWQYEPKIRISVMNCGFFHLRSFANQ, translated from the coding sequence ATGAGCGCGAAGCAAGTCCAGCAATATGTTCTTCGCTATTTGGATGCGACGAACTGCCATTTGATCGAGAAGTCGCCGGGACACGTCATCGTGAAGTTATCGCCGCAGGCAGACCGTGAGCTTACGAATCGCCCATATTACTGGGGGTTCGTCGATCGTACAGGGACAGAGCCGGAGACGATGAAGTTTTGTTTTATTTTCGATAAGGACAAGATGCCCCCGCTGCCGCCAGATCCCCCGCCAGGACCCGGCTATATCGCCCATCGATTGCTGAAGGAAGAAGTCACGTACGGCAGTCGGAGATTGGATCAATTCTTCCAAGCTGCGAAGGCGGGCGGCTCTTATGTCAATCTGTTCGAATTGCCGACAGCAGAGCAGAAATCCTCCAACTTCTCGACCCCCTATGAGCAATGGCTTGGGGTGAATATGAAGGTCGAATTCGCTTGTGATATGAAGCGTGAAGAAATTCATTCGCTTGGGATCTCGATGGTGACAGGTGAGATACGTGAGCATTTCTGCGACGACATGTTAATACGTAAAATGACCCCGCGACTTCCGGCCAATGTTCACGTCCTGCGCAGCGCTCTAACCTTAACGAAAGCACGGAATCAGCTTGAGAGCTTCATTGAGAAGAAGATTAAAACGTACGATGACGCTTGGGCGATCGAGGCCAGAATTCGATTCGATGACGAAATTGCGCGGATTGACAGCTACTATGAGGGATTGCTGAAGACAGAAGACGAAGAAGTAAGGAAATCTGTAGAAGAACAATACGCTAATCGCAAGCAAGAACTGACATGGCAATATGAACCGAAGATCCGAATTTCCGTCATGAATTGCGGATTCTTTCATCTGCGGTCCTTCGCGAACCAATAA
- a CDS encoding YqzE family protein — MAKKGEELVKYITEQVVVYMETPKDVRKQHRQTREPWVLKWFGYLPYSILKWVQGTFKVSHVHEEAPPSSKS; from the coding sequence ATGGCTAAAAAAGGTGAAGAGCTCGTCAAATATATTACCGAACAAGTTGTTGTCTATATGGAGACGCCAAAAGATGTTCGTAAGCAGCATCGTCAAACACGGGAGCCGTGGGTATTGAAATGGTTCGGCTATCTCCCGTACAGCATTCTTAAATGGGTACAAGGAACATTTAAAGTAAGCCATGTACATGAAGAAGCACCTCCTTCATCCAAAAGTTGA
- a CDS encoding N-acetylmuramoyl-L-alanine amidase family protein encodes MPITRPLHRFLLASVLVIFSCHTWASSAAAEPAPMNEIFTHPVIVIDVGHGGIDGGTSHENILEKNINLEIGTRLYLLLQKNGIHAVLNRTGDYALSEDNHWLNNKSRHRRDLAQRRQLTEEIPTEMLVSLHVNWNKNRNRRGPVVLYKEEGRSIMLANIIQNALNKHYGTHMEMQSGKPFYLLRRVNQPAVIIETGFISNSEDRRMLCDPKEQTAIANTIAGALQYYLSLL; translated from the coding sequence ATGCCTATAACGAGACCATTACATCGCTTTCTTCTTGCCAGTGTTCTTGTCATTTTCAGCTGTCATACCTGGGCTTCATCTGCTGCTGCGGAACCCGCACCAATGAACGAAATTTTCACCCATCCTGTTATTGTTATTGATGTAGGACATGGCGGCATCGATGGCGGTACAAGCCACGAGAATATTCTAGAGAAGAATATCAACCTAGAGATCGGTACCCGCCTCTATCTGCTGCTGCAGAAGAACGGCATTCACGCCGTCCTGAATCGTACGGGCGATTATGCGCTAAGTGAAGATAATCATTGGCTGAACAATAAATCTAGACACCGCAGGGATCTTGCCCAGCGTCGTCAATTGACAGAAGAAATTCCGACCGAAATGCTCGTCAGCCTGCACGTCAATTGGAATAAAAATCGCAACCGCCGCGGGCCTGTTGTCCTCTATAAAGAAGAAGGCCGCAGTATTATGCTCGCGAACATTATTCAAAATGCGCTGAACAAACATTACGGCACCCATATGGAAATGCAAAGCGGCAAACCTTTCTATTTACTGCGTCGCGTCAATCAGCCTGCTGTTATTATCGAGACCGGGTTTATTAGCAACAGCGAGGACCGCCGCATGTTATGCGATCCGAAGGAACAGACCGCCATTGCCAATACCATTGCTGGCGCATTGCAATATTACTTATCGCTCTTGTGA
- a CDS encoding AAA family ATPase, with protein MRIHGLYMNGFGSKHQVHMKLDSNVTVIYGNNEAGKSTLLGFIRAMLYGIPSRTYMSDRYEPAYGGLHGGRLMLQDSEGKEWVIERYDRTSAGNAPIGAAGEGKQQNLSIRVTDAQGQVRFCSQQDLERELLGGLSADLFRSLFAVSLTELQELRTLQSEELSGFLYHAGIGGGRSLMQAERNLTQEMDKLFRPKGRNQDMNKLLLAMDQLEKDIRKSKSYLQSYNEHVLMLDRADAEIADLASRLESSRAELSLMMRAKGMREQWQRARIIERELAELPVFAAFPEDAVNRTQQLTIERDALELQMQQTDRTMLKLQEEMSGLVFDDERLHDLPEAERLLHMAESMDAKRLEYREIQSEYDAAERELKRLLRMINSSWTLEQLRKFAPTIELRERVRTERERQQASDRRIEGLHADNVRLGRQFEAASADVYTAQQQLDAHQDLGGRQYSHLRSTSMEEAQRLWTKLQHDVQKWHQMFLSWRTVQAQREAEEQAQEHSSQQLRALQAKIRMGALLLTITIPLFFVIAQQWPFAIGSFVMLLILDGYLLFSMQGGSKQARRHARGRLRPGNMASSGLDSDTEIRNHGMNILTMIQAFIAAPTDRTSQVASESTTILDLEQHIEHQMDKLQKSVEPWLQWIQEKKHLTERYQEYLRVEQRLRDQLVETEEVMEQKLEEEEGHRRSWSAWLTSLGLPISLSPDAVLEVLQWSEQGMALLQQMDRLQLKGRDISDQFIAYDVSIAALIEESAQHRTEERMYALRSYKQRLDGYAEAKWLWRQKKDQLAELTSMREDLVYRTDQLDQKLRFLFEEAGAEDEEGLRRHVKLVERREHLLTTHRDLSDQLGGGVEQHPAELVELLTIDDPVRLDQRMQDAEERMKQDEVIYLEKQEQRGRLLHELDAIRQRSEHADTLQRLEEQRAELRSITEEYAVYAICNTLLRRTRRIYEDEKQPQVLRLASQYFAEMTEGKYVKVIAPLGERRMLVEQAQGKLIDSALLSRGTAEQLYLAMRFALAETFASRPHMPLLLDDLFVNFDAGRLDRTLRILKSLAGRHQLILMTCHAHIVDAVKRHFPYADIQRMESEQANLSFL; from the coding sequence ATGAGAATTCATGGCCTCTATATGAACGGATTTGGATCGAAGCACCAGGTCCATATGAAGTTGGATTCAAATGTAACGGTGATTTATGGTAATAATGAGGCTGGAAAAAGTACGCTCTTAGGATTTATTCGAGCGATGTTATATGGCATTCCTTCGCGTACGTATATGAGTGACCGCTACGAACCTGCGTATGGCGGTCTTCACGGCGGAAGGTTAATGTTACAGGATTCCGAGGGCAAGGAATGGGTCATTGAGCGGTATGACCGCACAAGCGCAGGCAATGCCCCGATAGGCGCTGCTGGGGAAGGCAAGCAGCAGAATCTCTCGATTCGTGTAACCGATGCACAGGGGCAAGTCAGATTCTGCTCACAGCAAGACTTGGAACGGGAGCTCTTAGGCGGGTTATCCGCGGATCTATTTCGTAGTTTATTCGCCGTATCGCTGACGGAGCTGCAGGAGCTTCGAACGCTTCAATCCGAGGAACTAAGCGGATTCCTATATCACGCAGGCATAGGCGGCGGCAGAAGTCTGATGCAGGCAGAGCGTAATCTAACGCAAGAGATGGACAAGCTGTTCCGTCCGAAGGGCCGGAATCAAGATATGAATAAACTCCTACTCGCGATGGATCAACTGGAGAAGGATATTCGGAAAAGTAAATCGTATTTGCAGAGTTATAATGAGCATGTCTTGATGTTGGACCGAGCAGATGCCGAAATTGCAGACCTTGCGAGTAGGCTTGAGTCAAGTCGAGCGGAGTTATCGCTCATGATGCGAGCAAAAGGGATGCGTGAGCAATGGCAGCGAGCAAGAATCATTGAGCGGGAGCTTGCCGAATTGCCTGTATTCGCAGCTTTTCCAGAGGATGCGGTCAATCGAACCCAGCAGCTTACGATAGAACGTGATGCGTTAGAGCTTCAGATGCAGCAGACGGATCGAACGATGCTGAAGCTGCAGGAGGAGATGTCAGGACTTGTCTTCGACGACGAGCGATTGCATGATCTTCCCGAAGCTGAGCGGCTGCTTCATATGGCGGAGTCGATGGATGCAAAGCGATTGGAATATCGGGAGATACAATCGGAATATGACGCAGCAGAGCGTGAACTTAAGCGGTTGCTTCGGATGATTAATTCAAGCTGGACCCTTGAGCAATTAAGGAAGTTCGCGCCTACGATTGAGCTGCGAGAGCGGGTTCGAACCGAGCGAGAACGACAACAAGCTTCGGACCGACGCATAGAAGGTCTTCATGCAGATAATGTGCGTCTTGGCCGGCAATTCGAAGCAGCATCGGCGGATGTATATACAGCTCAGCAGCAATTAGATGCTCATCAAGATCTCGGTGGAAGACAGTATTCACATTTGCGTTCGACATCCATGGAAGAGGCTCAGCGATTATGGACCAAGCTGCAGCATGACGTTCAGAAATGGCATCAAATGTTTCTCTCATGGCGAACAGTACAAGCGCAGCGGGAAGCAGAAGAACAAGCACAGGAGCATTCTTCACAGCAGCTGCGAGCATTACAAGCTAAAATACGAATGGGAGCCTTACTTCTTACCATTACCATTCCATTATTTTTTGTCATAGCACAGCAATGGCCATTTGCTATCGGTTCATTTGTCATGCTTCTGATATTGGATGGGTATCTCCTGTTCAGTATGCAGGGGGGATCGAAGCAGGCTCGGAGGCATGCAAGGGGACGTTTACGCCCTGGCAACATGGCGTCATCAGGTTTGGATTCCGATACGGAAATAAGGAATCACGGCATGAACATTCTTACGATGATTCAAGCCTTTATCGCAGCGCCAACCGATCGAACATCACAGGTCGCATCCGAGTCTACGACCATCCTTGATTTGGAACAACACATTGAGCATCAGATGGACAAGTTACAGAAATCTGTTGAACCTTGGCTGCAATGGATTCAGGAGAAGAAACATCTTACTGAAAGATATCAAGAATATCTTCGTGTTGAGCAGCGTCTACGCGATCAATTGGTAGAGACGGAAGAGGTCATGGAGCAGAAGCTGGAGGAGGAAGAGGGGCATCGCCGAAGTTGGTCGGCTTGGTTAACAAGCCTAGGGCTGCCAATATCGTTGTCTCCCGATGCGGTGCTTGAAGTGTTGCAATGGTCGGAGCAAGGGATGGCCTTGCTGCAGCAAATGGATCGCCTTCAACTGAAAGGCAGAGATATATCAGACCAGTTCATCGCGTACGATGTGTCGATTGCAGCGCTTATCGAAGAATCCGCACAGCATCGTACGGAAGAGCGGATGTATGCATTGCGGTCGTACAAACAGCGATTGGATGGCTATGCTGAAGCAAAATGGCTATGGCGTCAGAAAAAGGATCAGCTCGCAGAGTTGACTTCCATGCGTGAGGATTTGGTGTATCGCACAGATCAGCTCGATCAGAAATTGAGGTTCTTGTTCGAGGAAGCAGGCGCAGAGGATGAAGAAGGTTTACGTCGCCATGTGAAGCTGGTGGAACGCAGAGAACATCTGCTGACCACGCATCGTGATCTTTCAGATCAGCTTGGCGGGGGAGTAGAGCAACACCCTGCAGAGCTGGTTGAACTGCTTACGATCGATGATCCTGTTCGGCTTGATCAGCGAATGCAGGATGCCGAAGAACGGATGAAGCAGGATGAGGTTATCTATCTAGAGAAGCAAGAGCAACGAGGCCGCCTTCTCCATGAACTTGACGCAATTAGACAGCGCAGCGAACATGCGGATACACTCCAGCGATTGGAGGAGCAGCGTGCTGAATTGCGATCGATCACAGAGGAATATGCCGTATATGCAATTTGCAACACCCTTTTGCGGCGAACAAGACGGATCTACGAAGACGAGAAGCAGCCGCAGGTGCTTCGACTTGCATCACAATATTTTGCAGAAATGACGGAAGGCAAATATGTAAAGGTCATCGCGCCGCTTGGCGAACGACGGATGCTTGTTGAACAAGCCCAAGGGAAACTAATCGACAGTGCGCTGCTCAGCCGGGGGACTGCAGAGCAATTGTATCTCGCCATGCGGTTCGCTCTTGCAGAGACGTTCGCGAGCCGTCCCCATATGCCGTTGTTATTGGATGATTTGTTCGTGAACTTTGATGCTGGCCGATTGGATCGGACTTTGCGGATACTGAAATCTCTTGCAGGTCGTCACCAACTTATTCTGATGACTTGTCATGCCCATATTGTTGATGCCGTGAAGAGGCATTTTCCTTATGCCGATATACAGCGTATGGAATCAGAGCAAGCGAACTTATCGTTTCTTTAA
- a CDS encoding DUF402 domain-containing protein has product MKIKRKIADLSDWNRKLRVTYRQILVKEDDYQGYVTRVQFDDVEEPIWYQPDTEIERYRLVDDQYVWLQYFPNHANYAVTTVIDPNGVLVHHYVDIHAGNGVSSEGVPYFDDLFLDLVILPSGVHIVLDAEELEEALERAVITSEQYELAWRTLHTLQQGIETSGTAWYDRWRRDAAQLSGMMSAR; this is encoded by the coding sequence GTGAAAATAAAGCGAAAAATCGCAGACTTGTCCGATTGGAACCGGAAGCTGCGGGTAACCTATCGTCAAATACTTGTGAAGGAAGACGATTATCAGGGGTATGTCACACGCGTCCAATTTGATGATGTAGAAGAACCGATTTGGTATCAACCGGATACGGAGATTGAGCGCTATAGGCTCGTGGATGATCAATATGTATGGCTGCAATATTTTCCGAACCATGCGAATTACGCAGTAACGACGGTTATTGATCCGAATGGTGTGCTCGTCCATCATTATGTGGATATCCATGCAGGCAATGGCGTGTCGTCTGAGGGTGTGCCTTATTTTGATGATCTCTTCTTAGACCTTGTCATCTTACCCTCGGGTGTTCATATCGTCTTGGATGCAGAGGAGCTGGAGGAAGCACTAGAGCGGGCTGTCATCACGTCAGAGCAGTATGAGTTAGCTTGGCGGACGCTCCATACTTTGCAGCAGGGGATTGAAACCAGTGGTACGGCGTGGTACGACCGTTGGAGAAGGGATGCTGCGCAGCTGTCCGGTATGATGTCTGCCAGATAG
- a CDS encoding metallophosphoesterase family protein: MSDFRFIHAADLHLDSPFRGMSHVPDAIRERLRASTFTAFTNLIDLALREQVDFVVCSGDVYDSADRSLRAQLRLQRELQRLAAAHIPVYIIHGNHDPEDGMHAELTWPDTVHFLSAQEVETKIVYRRGQTDASKAEAIAAVCGISYAHKALHENVAVTYQRLAGSSLYHIGLLHGNVDGDPGHDNYAPCSKRELIQSGMDYWALGHIHIRQILHEQEPCIVYPGNIQGRSVKEAGAKGCYIVQVTEERQTHLTFVPLDDVRWYSESISIEGLHSEQGLKERVVQQMEQCRQASQGRMSILRLTLNGRGALHRKLEQSSFVQDLLQVLREEESYDASEDAETGDIVWLESLLVDSGAEVDVEHILEQESFLGELFRMAGQATLEQDLYEEIVDQALESMQGHARLRLLIEELKDSDEGRKLIGRARELAAVLLEEDDPRAGGEAS; this comes from the coding sequence TTGTCAGATTTTCGATTTATTCATGCCGCAGACCTTCATTTGGATAGTCCTTTTCGCGGGATGTCCCACGTGCCGGATGCGATCCGGGAAAGGCTGCGCGCTTCGACCTTTACGGCATTTACGAATTTGATTGACCTTGCCCTGAGGGAGCAAGTCGACTTTGTCGTATGCAGCGGCGATGTCTATGATTCAGCCGATCGTTCGTTGCGAGCACAGCTTCGATTGCAGCGCGAATTGCAACGTTTGGCCGCTGCGCATATCCCTGTCTATATCATTCATGGCAATCATGATCCTGAGGATGGGATGCATGCTGAATTAACATGGCCTGATACCGTGCACTTTTTAAGCGCGCAAGAAGTAGAGACGAAAATCGTCTATCGACGCGGACAAACGGATGCTTCCAAGGCTGAGGCGATCGCAGCTGTCTGCGGCATTTCGTATGCGCATAAGGCACTGCATGAGAATGTTGCTGTAACCTACCAACGTCTTGCAGGCAGCTCACTCTATCATATCGGACTGCTGCATGGCAATGTCGATGGGGATCCGGGGCATGACAATTATGCGCCCTGTTCGAAGCGAGAGTTGATCCAATCCGGCATGGATTATTGGGCCTTAGGCCACATCCATATCCGTCAGATTTTGCATGAGCAAGAGCCATGTATTGTCTATCCTGGCAACATCCAAGGACGAAGCGTGAAGGAAGCAGGGGCGAAGGGCTGTTATATCGTCCAAGTCACAGAGGAGCGTCAGACGCATCTCACTTTCGTTCCGCTGGATGATGTTCGGTGGTATTCGGAATCGATCTCGATTGAAGGGCTTCATTCTGAGCAAGGTCTGAAAGAACGTGTGGTACAACAAATGGAGCAATGTAGGCAAGCATCGCAAGGACGTATGTCGATCCTTCGCTTGACTTTGAATGGACGTGGAGCTCTTCATCGGAAGCTGGAGCAGAGTAGCTTTGTGCAAGACCTCCTGCAAGTACTTCGCGAAGAAGAGTCGTATGATGCTTCCGAAGACGCGGAGACAGGAGATATCGTCTGGCTCGAATCGCTGCTAGTAGACTCTGGCGCGGAAGTGGACGTGGAGCATATCCTCGAACAGGAGAGCTTTCTCGGCGAATTATTTCGAATGGCTGGACAGGCCACGCTGGAACAAGATCTCTATGAGGAGATCGTGGATCAAGCGTTGGAATCCATGCAAGGCCATGCCCGACTGAGGTTACTAATCGAGGAATTGAAGGATTCGGACGAGGGACGAAAACTGATCGGACGCGCACGTGAGCTTGCGGCGGTCCTGTTGGAAGAGGACGATCCGAGGGCAGGAGGCGAAGCTTCATGA
- a CDS encoding YkvI family membrane protein has protein sequence MRNIIKVLQIAFTYIGTIVGAGFATGQEILQFFTQYGKFAPWTILIATVLFVWLGTKIMLIAHEIQANSYEDLNKHLFGQTAGQVISLFLMIVLICVNSIMLAGAGSLFVEHFNIHYQTGLLLTLFATFLLLRKGMSAILTLNSIVVPLMLVFTFLIVLNTLDSPSANRWITLIVDKSWTATWAAPFLYSAFNLAMAQAVLVPLGAQMPSRGVIRAGGILGGIGIGFMLLSGHFALSAYMPGITQFEIPMGNIAYQLGLFAQMVYLLLIFSEIFTTFVADVYGVTLQIQQRMRLSTPVITLLLMIISYLISQFGFSSLLSVLYPLFGLFSLVWLVMIVLKKR, from the coding sequence TTGAGAAATATCATCAAAGTATTACAAATTGCTTTTACGTACATCGGAACCATTGTCGGCGCTGGATTTGCAACGGGTCAAGAGATTTTGCAATTCTTCACGCAATACGGAAAATTCGCTCCCTGGACCATACTTATTGCGACAGTGCTATTTGTATGGCTTGGCACGAAAATTATGCTAATTGCTCACGAAATTCAGGCAAATTCCTATGAAGATCTGAATAAGCATTTGTTCGGACAGACGGCTGGGCAAGTCATAAGCTTATTCTTAATGATCGTATTGATCTGTGTGAACAGCATTATGCTCGCTGGAGCAGGCTCACTGTTCGTGGAACATTTTAATATCCATTATCAGACCGGGCTGCTCCTTACACTCTTCGCTACATTCCTGCTCCTGCGCAAAGGGATGAGCGCCATTCTGACCCTAAATTCGATTGTAGTACCGTTAATGCTCGTGTTCACGTTCTTAATTGTTCTAAATACGCTCGATTCCCCGTCGGCGAACCGTTGGATTACGCTCATTGTGGACAAGAGCTGGACAGCCACCTGGGCTGCCCCTTTTCTCTATTCTGCCTTTAATCTTGCCATGGCGCAAGCCGTGCTCGTCCCACTTGGGGCACAAATGCCCTCTCGCGGAGTGATTCGCGCAGGCGGCATCCTAGGTGGAATTGGTATTGGGTTTATGCTCTTATCGGGTCACTTTGCCCTCTCAGCTTATATGCCAGGCATTACACAATTTGAAATACCGATGGGCAATATCGCTTACCAACTTGGTCTATTCGCTCAAATGGTCTACCTATTATTAATATTCTCTGAGATCTTCACCACGTTCGTCGCCGATGTCTATGGTGTTACACTGCAAATCCAGCAGCGTATGCGCCTCTCGACACCCGTCATCACGCTGCTGCTCATGATTATCTCGTATCTCATCAGTCAATTCGGATTTAGCTCACTATTGTCCGTATTATATCCGCTATTCGGATTATTCAGCCTGGTCTGGCTTGTCATGATTGTATTAAAGAAACGATAA
- a CDS encoding TFIIB-type zinc ribbon-containing protein: protein MNCPVCHDTRMREVEKDGILIDICPTCKGVWLDRGELEKLLSGVREIRPAFNQWYDEHDDHDRRDYDDRHRHDSHNQHKQHNQHNPYNQHNQPHYNHKHKKKKSVLDVFGDLFD from the coding sequence ATGAATTGTCCAGTATGTCATGATACGCGAATGCGTGAAGTGGAGAAGGATGGGATCTTAATTGACATCTGTCCTACCTGCAAAGGAGTATGGCTTGATCGGGGAGAGCTTGAGAAGCTGCTAAGCGGCGTTCGAGAAATCAGACCAGCTTTCAATCAGTGGTATGATGAGCACGACGATCATGATCGAAGAGACTATGATGACAGACATCGACACGATTCGCACAACCAGCATAAGCAGCACAACCAGCACAACCCATATAACCAACACAATCAACCACATTATAATCATAAGCATAAGAAGAAAAAATCGGTTCTGGACGTATTCGGGGACCTGTTTGATTAA